From the Panulirus ornatus isolate Po-2019 chromosome 46, ASM3632096v1, whole genome shotgun sequence genome, one window contains:
- the LOC139763222 gene encoding uncharacterized protein isoform X1, whose product MWICIGDRRMLLLLPLVALAALAVQSAPTTDEGRDLGWLRDLTLGQHPDVNPAGMEPEEELHEEGRRRSDKVKSRKKKPSKVLKDQQDSAHIAASGNFEVKLPGDKGDLTGHNAPILAVPEKPLIQVPILAIQKPETVEVPVSIPTSPSVWSWIKGILPTWSWSPSSLSVATPQISHSNLKPQVSQSSPTQHLSTLKPQATLTKPVPQFTLFKPQVSLSNLLPQFSAFIPTQAPIVEEPIQVPPAHQPVSSPTTSEVMVLRYPEFIKHIGRGISKVSNAVKTFGLEMSQSLANQFNLHSIPTKLGAGVAALIPLKDESDTQQHHGTFSVPVPSIQKPVLSSGLNLGSLFNKGSGVSVSGSASGSISVSTADSHNLHKGGTHNTKTSVVVDSYV is encoded by the exons ATGTGGATCTGTATTGGG GACCGGCggatgttgctgttgttgccaCTTGTGGCGTTGGCGGCGCTAGCCGTCCAAAGTGCTCCTACCACTGACGAAGGCCGGGACCTCGGCTGGCTTCGGGACCTTACCCTGGGGCAGCATCCTGATGTGAACCCAG CCGGGATGGAGCCTGAGGAGGAGCTGCACGAGGAGGGACGCAGACGGAGTGACAAGGTCAAAAGTCGCAAGAAAAAGCCATCCAAGGTCTTGAAGGACCAGCAGGACTCAGCGCACATTGCAGCCTCGGGCAACTTTGAAGTAAAATTGCCTGGTGATAAGGGCGACCTCACGGGCCATAAT GCTCCAATACTGGCTGTTCCTGAAAAGCCCCTGATACAGGTCCCGATCCTTGCCATACAGAAGCCGGAGACAGTGGAAGTGCCTGTCAGCATTCCAACATCCCCATCAGTGTGGAGCTGGATCAAAGGTATACTTCCCACATGGAGCTGGAGCCCTTCGTCTTTAAGTGTGGCTACACCTCAGATCAGCCATAGTAACCTCAAGCCTCAGGTCAGCCAGAGCAGCCCCACACAGCATCTTAGCACCCTCAAACCCCAAGCCACTCTGACCAAACCTGTACCTCAGTTTACTCTCTTCAAGCCTCAAGTCAGTCTGAGCAACCTGCTGCCTCAGTTCAGTGCTTTTATCCCAACACAGGCACCAATTGTGGAGGAACCAATCCAGGTGCCGCCAGCACATCAGCCGGTGTCTTCGCCTACCACGTCAGAAGTGATGGTGCTACGCTACCCTGAGTTTATCAAACACATTGGGAGAGGCATAAGCAAG GTGTCTAATGCCGTGAAGACCTTTGGTCTGGAGATGTCTCAGTCACTGGCAAACCAGTTTAATCTCCATTCAATCCCCACCAAGTTAGGAGCTGGGGTGGCTGCTCTTATTCCACTGAAGGATGAGTCTGATACACAACAGCACCATGGCACCTTCAGTGTGCCTGTACCCTCCATCCAGAAACCTGTTCTTAGCAGTGGCTTAAATCTAGGTTCCCTCTTCAATAAAGGTTCAGGAGTCTCTGTATCAGGATCTGCCTCTGGCTCCATCTCAGTCTCTACTGCAGACTCTCATAATCTCCATAAAGGGGGAACCCATAACACCAAAACAAGTGTAGTTGTAGATAGTTATGTCTGA
- the LOC139763222 gene encoding uncharacterized protein isoform X2, translated as MLLLLPLVALAALAVQSAPTTDEGRDLGWLRDLTLGQHPDVNPAGMEPEEELHEEGRRRSDKVKSRKKKPSKVLKDQQDSAHIAASGNFEVKLPGDKGDLTGHNAPILAVPEKPLIQVPILAIQKPETVEVPVSIPTSPSVWSWIKGILPTWSWSPSSLSVATPQISHSNLKPQVSQSSPTQHLSTLKPQATLTKPVPQFTLFKPQVSLSNLLPQFSAFIPTQAPIVEEPIQVPPAHQPVSSPTTSEVMVLRYPEFIKHIGRGISKVSNAVKTFGLEMSQSLANQFNLHSIPTKLGAGVAALIPLKDESDTQQHHGTFSVPVPSIQKPVLSSGLNLGSLFNKGSGVSVSGSASGSISVSTADSHNLHKGGTHNTKTSVVVDSYV; from the exons atgttgctgttgttgccaCTTGTGGCGTTGGCGGCGCTAGCCGTCCAAAGTGCTCCTACCACTGACGAAGGCCGGGACCTCGGCTGGCTTCGGGACCTTACCCTGGGGCAGCATCCTGATGTGAACCCAG CCGGGATGGAGCCTGAGGAGGAGCTGCACGAGGAGGGACGCAGACGGAGTGACAAGGTCAAAAGTCGCAAGAAAAAGCCATCCAAGGTCTTGAAGGACCAGCAGGACTCAGCGCACATTGCAGCCTCGGGCAACTTTGAAGTAAAATTGCCTGGTGATAAGGGCGACCTCACGGGCCATAAT GCTCCAATACTGGCTGTTCCTGAAAAGCCCCTGATACAGGTCCCGATCCTTGCCATACAGAAGCCGGAGACAGTGGAAGTGCCTGTCAGCATTCCAACATCCCCATCAGTGTGGAGCTGGATCAAAGGTATACTTCCCACATGGAGCTGGAGCCCTTCGTCTTTAAGTGTGGCTACACCTCAGATCAGCCATAGTAACCTCAAGCCTCAGGTCAGCCAGAGCAGCCCCACACAGCATCTTAGCACCCTCAAACCCCAAGCCACTCTGACCAAACCTGTACCTCAGTTTACTCTCTTCAAGCCTCAAGTCAGTCTGAGCAACCTGCTGCCTCAGTTCAGTGCTTTTATCCCAACACAGGCACCAATTGTGGAGGAACCAATCCAGGTGCCGCCAGCACATCAGCCGGTGTCTTCGCCTACCACGTCAGAAGTGATGGTGCTACGCTACCCTGAGTTTATCAAACACATTGGGAGAGGCATAAGCAAG GTGTCTAATGCCGTGAAGACCTTTGGTCTGGAGATGTCTCAGTCACTGGCAAACCAGTTTAATCTCCATTCAATCCCCACCAAGTTAGGAGCTGGGGTGGCTGCTCTTATTCCACTGAAGGATGAGTCTGATACACAACAGCACCATGGCACCTTCAGTGTGCCTGTACCCTCCATCCAGAAACCTGTTCTTAGCAGTGGCTTAAATCTAGGTTCCCTCTTCAATAAAGGTTCAGGAGTCTCTGTATCAGGATCTGCCTCTGGCTCCATCTCAGTCTCTACTGCAGACTCTCATAATCTCCATAAAGGGGGAACCCATAACACCAAAACAAGTGTAGTTGTAGATAGTTATGTCTGA